In Ischnura elegans chromosome 6, ioIscEleg1.1, whole genome shotgun sequence, one genomic interval encodes:
- the LOC124160613 gene encoding chondroitin sulfate N-acetylgalactosaminyltransferase 2-like encodes MRMVLLLRRGGVAGAVVRGMAGGVVRGGPRLLSRLLLIACSASLLSLLFIGRCGLKQGIDDDNAEDAASAPPPAPGGYIESLADPGADHAAGGLRAEVGRLNAQVRALKGQLLRAKRWRNRPQDAGPSEPRNSREGTNGDESLLSRHPASLSDPPWMINGSGDPGEGPAPEIECESGAAEAARKSEAWPGSAAWAQGSEYEVIPFTHFSLSRLHPPELGMGRRVVEKPLGFRRKDLIDAALAALHILNTSPSLHHLSLEDFLEGAYRTEPTSGTHYELFFRVARGPSPPPIARVTLLRPFAPLRPAGPAEVRPPRPVVNVVLPLPSKCPQSVFEAFMDKFARIAIRNDRKVTLTVAHFGGGGAGLAAARRVMVRVSKDTRFRGLRLLALNTTTSRAAALHAAVEACCTQQGNGGHQPQQENSVAHQVTDPLLFLTDVDAVFSARFLDRCRWHASPGRKVYYPIAFGLFNPRVVYSLQGRAVPPEADRLLVSRDTGSWRDSLFSLSCQHRSDFLRESETEDGGPAEDVTLYRRHVKSSRVRVIRSTDPGLFLLWRRRPCPSAPPNATPAHIERLRACRRARALTEGSHAQLGLLAFRDGDEPDGSVAAEFPRTTDPPPARKETQPPPAAVNASSGHRGPAVASPVVAERMTVVVAEEVGGLVEAGVEDKVGATKEETRR; translated from the exons ATGAGGATGGTGCTGCTTCTCCGTCGTGGTGGCGTGGCGGGTGCGGTGGTTCGTGGTATGGCGGGTGGCGTGGTGCGTGGCGGGCCGCGCCTCCTCTCTCGCCTGCTGCTGATCGCCTGCTCCGCCTCCCTTCTCTCCCTCCTCTTCATCGGACGATGCGGACTCAAACAGGGCATCGACGACGACAATGCTGAGGACGCCGCCTCCGCACCACCACCAGCACCCG GTGGATATATAGAGTCATTGGCGGACCCAGGAGCGGACCACGCTGCGGGAGGTCTGAGGGCCGAGGTGGGACGGCTCAACGCACAGGTGAGGGCGCTAAAGGGCCAGCTATTGAGGGCCAAGAGGTGGAGGAATAGGCCACAAGACGCAGGGCCCTCGGAACCTCGCAACTCGAGAGAAGGCACCAACGGAGACGAGTCTCTGCTGTCCAGGCACCCAGCCTCACTCTCCGATCCAC CTTGGATGATCAATGGCAGCGGCGACCCTGGGGAAGGTCCGGCCCCAGAAATTGAATGCGAGTCTGGCGCAGCGGAAGCCGCGAGGAAGTCAGAGGCGTGGCCCGGCTCGGCAGCATGGGCCCAGGGGAGCGAGTACGAAGTCATTCCCTTCACGCACTTCTCACTGAGCCGCCTGCACCCTCCGGAGCTGGGGATGGGCCGACGGGTTGTTGAGAAACCTCTGGGATTCCGCCGAAAGGACCTGATAGATGCGGCCCTTGCAGCCTTACATATCCTCAACACGTCCCCGTCTCTACACCACCTCTCTCTTGAAGACTTCCTGGAAGGAGCCTACCGGACGGAACCAACCTCCGGCACGCATTACGAGCTGTTCTTCAGGGTCGCGAGGGGTCCTTCTCCACCGCCTATCGCCAGGGTCACGCTGCTAAGGCCCTTCGCGCCCCTCAGGCCAGCTGGTCCGGCCGAGGTGAGGCCCCCGAGGCCCGTGGTCAACGTAGTGTTGCCCCTTCCATCAAAGTGCCCGCAGTCGGTGTTCGAGGCTTTCATGGACAAGTTCGCGAGGATAGCGATTAGGAACGACCGAAAGGTGACGCTGACGGTTGCGCACTTTGGCGGTGGCGGAGCGGGTCTGGCAGCAGCGAGGAGGGTCATGGTGAGAGTGTCCAAGGATACGAGGTTCCGGGGCCTCAGGCTGCTAGCCCTGAACACGACAACATCCAGGGCTGCGGCTCTACACGCGGCGGTCGAAGCGTGCTGCACTCAACAGGGCAACGGAGGACACCAGCCCCAGCAAGAAAACTCGGTGGCTCACCAGG TGACAGATCCCTTGCTGTTCCTGACGGACGTTGACGCGGTGTTCAGCGCACGATTCTTGGACAGGTGTCGCTGGCACGCGTCTCCCGGCCGCAAGGTGTACTACCCGATAGCCTTCGGCCTCTTCAACCCTCGCGTGGTGTACTCGCTGCAGGGAAGGGCGGTGCCTCCTGAGGCCGACAGGCTACTCGTCTCCCGAGATACGGGGTCGTGGCGAGACTCACTCTTCTCCCTATCCTGCCAACACAG ATCCGACTTCCTCCGAGAGAGCGAGACTGAAGATGGAGGTCCCGCCGAAGACGTGACCCTCTACCGCAGACACGTCAAATCCTCTAGAGTCCGCGTCATCCGTTCCACGGACCCCGGTCTCTTCTTGTTATGGCGCCGACGCCCTTGCCCATCGGCTCCTCCAAACGCCACCCCCGCCCACATTGAAAGGCTGAGGGCCTGCCGGAGGGCCCGGGCCCTAACCGAAGGCTCCCACGCCCAGCTGGGACTCCTTGCATTCAGGGATGGCGATGAACCCGACGGATCTGTCGCCGCGGAATTCCCGCGGACCACGGACCCACCGCCCGCGAGGAAAGAAACCCAGCCGCCGCCGGCCGCGGTGAACGCGTCATCGGGTCATCGAGGACCGGCGGTGGCGTCTCCGGTGGTCGCCGAGAGGATGACGGTGGTCGTGGCGGAGGAAGTCGGTGGGTTGGTGGAGGCTGGTGTGGAGGACAAAGTGGGTGCGACCAAGGAGGAGACGAGGAGATGA